The Brassica rapa cultivar Chiifu-401-42 chromosome A10, CAAS_Brap_v3.01, whole genome shotgun sequence genome segment TACgtaatgaaaacaaaaagggattaataagaaaaaagaacaaaaaaaaaacaaacaaacacataaCTGAAAAAGCTAACTGATAAAAAAGATCGTTTCTtctttgcttctctctctctccatctctacAGCAAACAGAAACTTCCCCAATTCTCGAGTTTCTAAGGCTTTTTCTTCTAGGTTCTCTTTATTCGAGACTCAATTCTCCGGCAGAGATGGCGGATTCGACGACGACGGCGGCAGACGCCGTTACTCTGAAGCGGGAGTTTAATAAGATACTGACTGAGATTTTATCTTACGGGGGAGGAAGCAAAGATCACGGTGAGACTGGAGTCTTGATGAAAGCAATTGACGAAGCCAATAGAATCATCAACTCTCTGAGAGAAGTTGAACCGGAGACTGATATCCTTTCTCCGTCGCCGGTAAAGATGGATGTGCCGAAAGAGTTTAAATGTACACTCTCCAAGAAGATCATGATCGAACCCGTCATCATAGCTTCTGGGCAGGTTCGAACTTCTTTcccttttttttaaagttattttttactaatttttcttttttcaagtATATAACTTTACATATGCATGCACCCTTCTTAAACTCCATGTTGTGTAATGTGTTTCTGTTAGTGTTATATGTGATCATATAACATATGGGATTAGTATGTATACAATTACAAATGTGTACATCATGTGTTAATTTCGCTCTATTGTTTTACATTTCAGACTTATGAGAAGAGATTTATCCAAGAGTGGCTGAAGCGTGAACGAACATGTCCCATAAGCAACCAAGTCCTCTCTCATTTATCCTTCACACCGAACCTTTTGGTAGATGAGTTGATTAAGCAATGGTGTCTTGTTAACAAATTTAAGCGGCCAAAATCATCGGAAGAGATAGTTAATGAGCTGTTTACTGATGGAATAGACTCACTGCTTCAGCGGATTTCCTCTCCCTCCTCTGTTGCAGATCAGGCACAAGCTGCAGAAGAGCTTCGCAGACAGACCAAGAGATTTGCAAATGTCCGAGCCTTCCTTGTCTCTGAACTCCCTGGTTCCATCACACGGTTGCTCACTCCTCTCTCAGCTGTTGACTCGAATCTTGACCTTCAGGAGAATCTCGTCACGACATTGTTCAACCTCTCGATCGTTGAGAAGAATAAAACAGTAATTGCTGAAACTCCTCTTGTGATCCCACTGCTTACACACTCTCTGAAACAGGGGACAGCTGAGACTCGAAGAAACTCAGCAGCGACTTTGCTGTCACTTTCAGCCATTGATTCTAATAGGCTCATCATCGGTAACTCGGAAACGCTCAAGGCTCTTATAGGTTTAATCGAAGAAGGTGGTTTATTCATCACCGAGGCCGCCTCCGCGGTTTTCAACATCTGTACTGTATCGGAGAACAGAGAAAAAGCTATTTCATCCGGTTTAATTCCCGTTCTGACGAATAAGATCAAAGAAGGAAGCAGTGTAGCTGAGTTGTTATCTCTCTTGGCATTGGTTTCTACACACAACCGTGGGGTCAAAGAAATGAATGATCTAGGGCTTATCAATGATCTGTTGAGTATCTTGAGGAAACCGAGTTGTCCAGTGACCCACGAGAACGCTGTAGTGATCGTCTTTAACATGTGCGACCGAAACAGAGACAGGAGTGGAAGGCTGTCAGTGCTGAGCGAAGAGGAAAATCAACACGGGACGTTTACGAAGCTTGCGAAGCAAGGATCAGATCGTGCAGTGAGGAAAGCAGAAGCGATTTTGAAGTGGCTTAAGAGACACGGTACCGGTAAAGCGCCGCAGAGGGGATGAAGGAAGCACCAAAAATGTTGATACAGAAACTATAGTTTTGCAAACTTACTATTGGTACATACATACAAAAATTGATCGAAGCTAGAAAAAGAGTTGTATATAATATAGTTTTCTCCGGGAAGGAAAATGTGCGTGGGAAAAAAAAGTTGTATATAATATAGTTTCCGGTTAGCGGCACGGTCGTAAACTCAAGCCTTGAGAGTGTTGGGAAGATTACAAAAGCAGAGGTTGTAGTAACGCTCTGTTTGTTCCAGTTACATCAAAACAGATGGCAGTGGCATTACCGTAATAAAAGACAGATGGACGGGTAATTTAGGGATGTTATAATAAGGGGCGGCTAATATGGCCGGTCATAGTCTCCTATATTTAGCTGACTGCATTAATCGAGTGGACTCCAATTTAACCGAAAGCAACAAGAGGATAACATGTAAAAAGCATTAAGATAATTTGAttactttttctttgtttcaaaGGATAACTGATTACTTGTTAAAAAGTGATTATGGTGGGGTTAACTagttaatgtatttattgtgggtGTCGGTGGTAAATAAATAACTTAATGTGGGGCTAAAATTGGAAAAAGATCAAATTAGAGAAGACTCCTATACAAAAAGTAATGATGTAACATGGAGAACCGAAAACAATGCGTAGACTTTTTAGCAAAACCACGCTCTAGAATGACTATGAGTCTTATCCACCGTATATTATTCCGTGTGTAATCAGAAATCCAGAAAACGATGTACGATGGGAGGCCAACTATGATTTGTTAGTCTAAATCTAAATGCGCCAACATTACGACTTTTTCTGATAAATGAGGTATAAGAAAATGGTCCGttgacaaaaaacaaaaaagaggtATAAAAATggtcaattatttttttaggacattttttccttttttttgtcctAATATACATTGCATGATCATAGCATGAATATCTATACAgtttaaattcatttttagtACGAATAAGCAGGCTCTGTTGGATATACAAATTAAGTAACAGCAGGATATGCTCATATATAAATGGGTCACGGGAGAATCAAAATTCAAAAGTGGCATGAGTGATATTTGACTCCACGGACAACGTTTATAATGGCGTTGGTTAGGCCATCCACCAATGACTTTTGTTTACTTTCATTATAATGGGTTGATGTGTCATGTTACTAGTCTGTTTTTGGACGTTTTTTACCTAACTTAAGCCCAAGAATTTACACCtagttatgtattttatttttaagtcaAATTCTATCATCGTATTCACACTGAATATGGGATCCATTTTTAGTGGATGCAGCATTGAAAACATGAATTTCTAAATTCTCGGCACTATTTCCATGTTGTAATACTCAAAACCGAATTAGCTTGAGACCATATACTAGTATTTACATATTACCAATATCACTTAAGATTATCTCAGCTTTCTTCCTTctgttaatattatatattcactTCATTGTTTGGTCATTGTTCCTGCATTTCTCCCTTTTTTTGTCAGTGACCAAATCTTGTTTCAAATATAAACGAGACTTAACCAAACAATAGAAGTAAACTCAAAGAGAACGCTATTCAACATGCAAAATATAACTTTTCAGTAAATCTCTTAAAaggaaaacacacacaaaaagaatGTTGAGAACCGACGTGACGACTAGAGAAAACTTTATAAAGTAGAGATCGATGTAACAAGAGCACACTACGAAACCGATCAATAATCACTTATCAAGAGCAAAAGGACAACTACGCTATTACTTTGTTCCTCTTTTTCTATAAACCATGAGTATGCTCTCTCTTTTTCTGCCAagccacatatatatatataacatatcatatatgtatattaaatcaaattaaataagaaaatacaaattacattattttaattcatgATCCTACTTTTACTTCTCCTTTTCTTCATTCTTCCTTTTTTAGTTCAAGATGCGCATGGAACCAAACATGCTAAAAAGCCAGACCTTCTCTTCTGCAAtaccaaatttatattttaaataataacaataatgaAAAAGCTtattaaataaagaaaatattttaaaatgatgtaGAATACATCATTAAAGAGTTTAAATACCATTCTATatcatttattattaaaaaaaagttatgtgtGAGAGATGAAGATTTTACAAGCCGTACCCTTCTTGAAGAATAGATAAGCTCAGGAGGAATCTTGTAGAGATCCTCATCAACGGGCTTAGGTGGTCTCGAAGCCGGAGCCACGTCGTGTTTCACTCCGGTGACGTCCACATAATACTTGTCTGTCTGTGAACTGACGTCACGCACGCGCCTTTGTGGTCCCCTCTTTTCCTTCGTTCCCGCCGTCTACGGCAAGTCATTAACACAAAACAACGCGTTATACTTTTTAGATGATTACATTTATCGAGATAATTaagaataattaaattaaaagagTGATTAGTTTAATGAACCTGTCTTGAATGATGGAGGTGACGTGGACGGGGATGGTGAGAAGCAAGCTTTAAGGCTtctgcagaagaagaagaagatgatgaagtagctgtggaagaagaagaagtagtgAAGTTATGGTGGTGACGAAGCAGACCAGCTTGTCTTGCATTCTCGAAGTATTGTGTTATTGGCATCTCATTTGCGTCCTCCCAATCTCCAAATCTAGGAATCTGGCCGCTCTTCTTCCTATAATTATTATCATATCTCCCCTGTGTCCCCATTTGTTTCACCCagttaattatttattagtacataaatatatataatgttctaattagtatataaataataatcaagGGTACTCAAGAACCCCTTGTTAATCATACATTCAGGACTCAAGAATCAAGAGATCgatttaagattcaagaatcaAGAACCCACAAGAAATAATGATTCAAGAACCAAACACGTGACCAGGTTTGGCACATAGCGTATATCGGTGGACACTAtaagttagagagagagagagagacaatgTTTTATGTGAGGAAGAAACAGTATTAGGCAGGTATAAAGATGAATCTTGACGAAAATATACACCATTTGCAAACAGAAAAAGAGAACAAACTTTAAGGATGTTAAGAAACGACGACAGAAAGAACACAAGGATGGAGGATTAAAGAAGGATCACTTACATGAGCCATGACGATTTCTTTCtgtttctatctctctctctccaagcACTAACACACAAAATAAGAAAGGCTCATCTCCAGAAAGGTTACTGTCTTTTTATAGCAAGAGTGGGGTATCTAggcaaagaaaataaattgtcCTTTTCTTATTAATCAACAGTCAACTATGAAAGAGAGCGTGAGAGACAAAGTTTACATTAGCATctttattaagattttttttgaataaaatattagTGAAGGGTAGAGTCCCTTCTAAGTTTGTTTGATTGGAAAAATCAATTGGATAGATCTTAAATTAAAGTGTTTACGTTTCCAAAATATGGATGTTATTATAGTTTTACTACTTTCAGTTCAATCTTTAAGATCACTGTACTATACAAATTCAATCTACACAAAGactttttacatattttttttgaaaaagttgttaaaatataaataaacatattaGGATAAATAGATATATAGTGAGTGTAGAGGAAGGTAGGAAAAAATGGAGAGGGTCTACAGCTTTTAGTTAAGTTTTCGTCAGTGACACATTTATTTTACGTTACAGTCCATTTCAAAAACCTAACCTCCTTTGTTGACAAAGATGTCCACTTTCATTAAATGTAAAAAATCAATTAGCATTTCATACTCTAATGTCATATGAATACGTATCTAACTATTGCCATTATGTTTCTTACTATTGTGATGATGATTGGCTATGATATTGTCGGCCCTCTATTCACATGGAATTCCTGAATTTGTATGATGGAtataatgtttaattatttctaGCTGATATGAATACGTAGCAGTTTGATGATTCCCTATTTATTATCATCAGTTTGTAGCTTTTCATTATGTTCAATCAATGAGCCTATTAATGAATGAAAACAGTTACGTTTTCCATTCGAGTGTGACAGATAAATATTCATCCCTAAATAAAACATTGAAATTGGTATATTCCTTGTAATTCCCCATTTAATTTTACAGatatgtaaatttcaaaattggAAACATTATATATTGGTCCAAAGACTCCAAACTGAAACCAGACGTTGAGTTACAGCATGGCCTCGTGGAGTGTTATGCGGTCAGAAATAAACAAGGCTTGACTTTAGATTGTCGTTGACTAAATTGCTACTTTCCCAATgtgaaaattagaaaatataaaccGATTTAATTCTCTTGTCTATTTGCCTTATAAATCTCACTAAAAACAACCTACAAGCCATAATCATTGACCGAATTCGCTGatcaaatttatcaaaaaataagaGCTATTGGGGAGAACAAAATAAACCCGAATAGTTATTTTCAGGATTTAAAAAACAAGTTATAGGTGCCATGTTACTCATGTTATGTACAGTATATATAATGAGCgggaaaaatgattttttaaatctaaactttcaaaaataaaccAGAAAAACCTTGAATTCCAAAACAAGCCATTTAAACTATCAATTACTAGTCAAACACGAAAAAACCATAAATTATCATTGACCAAAATCAAccgttaattaaaatttaacagaTTTTTAGTATTTAAACGTAGTCGTTTTGACAACAcgaaaaatcatattttaaaccCAAAAATCCCTAATTCATCTATTTTAAATTCTTAATTTCATCTCTTTCTCTATCCACAAAACCCAGACCTTTACGGAGGAAAAGATGGGTCCGAAAAAGAGAGATAAAACCCTTTGGATGCTTTGTCTTGTGTTTTGAATGATATGTGATTAAGATGGTTTGTGTTTGTCTAAGATTGTGAAGAAAACCACTGTTTATGatgcgagagagagagagagatgaagaagtAGATGAGTTAAAGAGATGTTTGAAATTTAGTTTTGTAAAGcaagaaattaaaaaattagggaTTTAGGGATGTGGATTGGGGAATTTCGGGTTTAGAATAAGGTTTTTTCGTGTTGTCAAACGAAGACGTTTAGACATTAAACGTCTGTTAATTTTTAACTAACGGATGATTAATTACAGAATTAAAAAGGCTTGGTCAATGAAAGTTTGTGgtttttttgtatttgactaATAGTTGATAGTTTAAATGACCTATTTTGTAGTTCAAAGtttgtttgatttatttttgaaagttcAGGGTTAAAATGTCAATTTTCCCTATAAGGAGCAACCATTGTGAAACAAAAGGGGTCGAAGACTAGTCTCTTAGATAGACTTTTCACCACTAGACAACCAATTATTTAGTTAATCTTAGCTATTGTTTTCTTCCAAAACTTTAACTAGCTATTGAACGAGTATATTTATACTGTAGTAACATTTATGTTTTGCAGTCGAATAAAACGCAAGCTTTACAGAAAAAAGGGGTCTAAACTACTAATTAAAGCTTCGTTAATTGAACAAACTCATGGAGATTGTTTCAGTTACCAAATCCAAATCTGAATATGGCGTTACACTTGAAAAAagtagttatttttttttgttaagtttgtTTTAGAAAGAtggtagaaaaaaaaagatggtagCTTTTTGACGATAAAAAAGATGGTAGCTGATgtgtcaaaaaataataaaatatgtggtTGGTTGGCTTAAGCTTGACGATGACGGTGGAGAAGTTTTGGGCGTCTTTTGGATATTTGCAGCAGTCAAAGTTCACATTATAAAAGTCAAAACCTTTATTTTGGCTGCCATACTCCAACCAAATAATTTTGTCAGTTGTGTGCATTTATCTGTCGGTTCAATATGGTTTTCTTTTTCTATACATTCATAACAAAAGTGAACCTACTACTTGGctaattttttaagaaaatataactcTATAATACTAAAatgttatacaaaaataaaataatgaaatccgCAAGCGTTTTTATAATCTATCACAAGCAATAAATTTTGGTACATTTGGTTTTTATGCTTTCGACTTTTTGTTAAATGATTTACCCGATTAATGATACTTTCAGTTACTATTCTCCGTATGTCAATCATTCGTCGTCTGTTTCTCAGTGTATTTACCGGAGACGTGACTCTGGTTCACAAACTAAAACCAATCTTTGGGTTCAAGAAAATTAGTCTTTATGTGAGTAAGCAGCAAAATGTTCGCTCTTCGTCCTTGTCTTTTCTTTAccatgtttttctttctttctttgggtTCCAATAGCGTGTCTGATGAGGCCACTATGAAAGATTGAAAGGAGTTATGCAATATATACATACCAGTATTCTTCCAGTGTATATTCTAAAAATTGTCTCATGTGTTACTCCTTAACTCTATTAAGTCCTAAACCGTAAAAGAAAACTTAGAAAAGGAAGAGAATTAAATGAAAGTTACGTTAACGATCAAGCGGTAATAATGTTATCTGTTACAATTACTGGCGCCAATGCTGGATAAATGATGGAGTTGAGAAGCACGCTTTCAGATCAAGCGCTATCTATAATCAAGTAACGGAGAATAGACCCACTGTGTGACATAAGATAGTATGGATCAAAAGACGTATATTTACCTGGCTGGTCATACTCAATCGTAATCTTTGGCAAGTTACGATTTGTGACGATCAACAAATGAATCGATCGCTCGATTCTTCAACACTTGGTTCACCCTTGTAGATAGGGGTAgacattttacccaaaaaacCCGAAcggaagtaataaaatactcgaacgggtattgaattaggagatattagatatccgaacccgagcgggtaatatccgaacccgaatggatatcccaaaataaccgaacatatgaatACTTGactttatatttctagtttatttctctaattttattcaaaatatatatattgatgttgCACACTGCGCAAAAtcagataatatacatataattatggacaaaatcatttgttactcgcttaaaatacatatcaaattcttgtttcttatattaagaaaagtttcatccaatttttttaaaataacaaataaactatagtatttttctattttaaaaattttatcttcaAACCTGTTAATACTTTAgtctattaaaaattaaaaaaaccagCTAAGTTAAAagtgtaaattttaaatacaaagaACTTAAACaatgaagaattttttttcttcaaaatctaaatatctgaaTCCAGACTTAAAATACCCGAATTCGACCCAAAatatagaaatacccgaacggattCTATGCCTCTATATCGAATTACTCGAATGGGTAACGGGTTTTATACCCCTGTATCAAAATACCTGAAAATCCGAAAGTCCACcgaatacccgatccgaacgcCCCACCCCCCTACTTGTAGACTTGTAGTGCTGGACTGGATTGTTTTCCTTTAGACGTTTGAGCAACTATTCATGTCATGTTCCACTAAATTGGGCTGTTACTGGGTTACTATCTTATGGGCTGGCATCATCATTTTGGGTTCTCTGTGTCCCCGTACAATAATGACAATGGTAATTCTTGCtcctttttaatttattttaatgcaACCAACATTTTAGCCCACCAAAAAACTATTATGTAATCAATTTATCACAAATTATCTACACTATTTACTATTTAGTGAGAAACTAGAGTTCAAGTGACTTGTTCAAGTGAACGCATCGGGTTCAAACTTGAAAAGTCACCAACGATGAATTGGTTTAGTGGTTAAACCTCTAGATTATCAGATCTGTATTGCAGCTAATTAATTTggatttttagtaaaaaatctgagttaaaaaagtaaatactaattcaaataaataataCAAGGTAATGATTCTATATACAAACTCATTTTGTAATATGATAAAAACCCTCTCTGGTAAATATAAGCAAAATATTGTGTTACTAAACTTTACATATTCCTTTTCTTACAAAACTCACAAATAGCTGGAGATACATGTCTCTCTATCTATGCAAATTCAGGTAACCATTATTCCAACACTAATACGCCCAGCTCTTATCTGCTACGTGCGTTAGGTGAGTCACTCAAACATATCttccttttatataaaaagaataTCATTTTTGATTGGACTAGTAGTATATATCCTTTTCAAGAAGGTAAAAGAAGACAATATAACAATCTTCTCAAAACCCAAacgtttatttatatatacaagaAAACGCAAATACGTTTCAAGACACCAAAAACGCTACGTAAACCGAATAAATCGTGAGTTCGTCTCAAAGTAGAAAGATGAATGCTGTGAGGTCTGCGTTAGGTGATATGGTGATAACCTTTTTCTGGGTTATTCTCTCGGCGACGTTTGGGTTACAAACGGCGGCGATTGTTTCCGCAGCCGGGTTTCATGGCATCACTTGGGCACCTCCGCTGATTACGACTGTGGTTGTTTTCTTCTCTATCTCGGTTTTCACGGTTATTGGAAACTTTCTCGGTGGCGCTAGCTTCAACCCTTGTGGAAACGCCGCGTTTTATACCGCCGGCGTTTCTGCAGATTCTCTCTTCTCCTTGGCTATTAGATCCCCGGCTCAGGTATACACTTATGTTCTTACTAGCTTTTGACAccgaataaaaa includes the following:
- the LOC103845843 gene encoding putative U-box domain-containing protein 46; translation: MADSTTTAADAVTLKREFNKILTEILSYGGGSKDHGETGVLMKAIDEANRIINSLREVEPETDILSPSPVKMDVPKEFKCTLSKKIMIEPVIIASGQTYEKRFIQEWLKRERTCPISNQVLSHLSFTPNLLVDELIKQWCLVNKFKRPKSSEEIVNELFTDGIDSLLQRISSPSSVADQAQAAEELRRQTKRFANVRAFLVSELPGSITRLLTPLSAVDSNLDLQENLVTTLFNLSIVEKNKTVIAETPLVIPLLTHSLKQGTAETRRNSAATLLSLSAIDSNRLIIGNSETLKALIGLIEEGGLFITEAASAVFNICTVSENREKAISSGLIPVLTNKIKEGSSVAELLSLLALVSTHNRGVKEMNDLGLINDLLSILRKPSCPVTHENAVVIVFNMCDRNRDRSGRLSVLSEEENQHGTFTKLAKQGSDRAVRKAEAILKWLKRHGTGKAPQRG
- the LOC103845844 gene encoding uncharacterized protein LOC103845844 isoform X2, which gives rise to MAHGRYDNNYRKKSGQIPRFGDWEDANEMPITQYFENARQAEALKLASHHPRPRHLHHSRQTAGTKEKRGPQRRVRDVSSQTDKYYVDVTGVKHDVAPASRPPKPVDEDLYKIPPELIYSSRRKRRSGFLACLVPCAS
- the LOC103845844 gene encoding uncharacterized protein LOC103845844 isoform X1, which codes for MAHGRYDNNYRKKSGQIPRFGDWEDANEMPITQYFENARQAGLLRHHHNFTTSSSSTATSSSSSSSAEALKLASHHPRPRHLHHSRQTAGTKEKRGPQRRVRDVSSQTDKYYVDVTGVKHDVAPASRPPKPVDEDLYKIPPELIYSSRRKRRSGFLACLVPCAS